From Rubrivirga sp. SAORIC476, a single genomic window includes:
- a CDS encoding FG-GAP-like repeat-containing protein has product MRLFCCLLVLLASDVRAQVVRSQTISAVDGGFPGTLADGDRFGVSAAALGDLSGDGTAELAVGATGDAGTGAVWMLSLNSDGTVRDGFAIRLPGTDPGDAVGTALASVGDLDGDGVPELAVGADRDDDGGENRGAVWILFLDATGEVRSVQKISATAGGLTDPPADGDLFGHSVTALGDLDGDGIPDLAVGGDDADDGGPNRGAVWILFLNADGTVRQTQRISDTAGGFEGILDDDDLFGQAVAGVGDLDGDGTPDLAVAASLDDDGADGQGAVWVLFLKPDGTVRDHQKISATAGGFGGPLDPFDIFGSSLVATGDLDGDGVPDLAVGANRDDDGGPERGAGWLLFLRRDGTVRAAQKLSETTGGAVGPFQNGDEWNPTACLGNLDGDGFSDLVFGSRLSDAGGPTRGAARVLFTGAGVDAEASPHSGGLVLDAPFPSPARTRAEVRFTLAAPSHVTVRVVDLLGRVRATLLDGARPAGSHRLGVDVEGWTQGAYLVQVVTEARRASRALVVVR; this is encoded by the coding sequence GTGCGTCTCTTCTGCTGTCTCCTCGTCCTGCTGGCGTCTGACGTACGGGCGCAGGTCGTCCGCAGCCAGACGATCAGCGCGGTCGACGGCGGCTTCCCCGGCACGCTGGCCGACGGCGACCGCTTCGGCGTCTCGGCGGCGGCGCTCGGCGACCTGTCGGGCGATGGGACCGCCGAGCTGGCCGTCGGCGCGACCGGCGACGCGGGCACGGGCGCGGTGTGGATGCTGTCGCTGAATTCCGACGGCACCGTCCGCGACGGCTTCGCGATCCGCCTGCCCGGCACCGACCCCGGCGACGCGGTCGGGACGGCGCTCGCCTCCGTGGGCGACCTGGATGGGGACGGCGTCCCCGAACTGGCCGTCGGCGCCGACCGGGACGACGATGGGGGCGAGAACCGGGGCGCGGTGTGGATCCTCTTCCTGGATGCGACCGGCGAGGTGCGCTCGGTCCAGAAGATCAGCGCGACGGCGGGCGGGCTGACCGACCCGCCGGCCGACGGCGACCTGTTCGGCCACAGCGTCACGGCCCTCGGCGACCTCGACGGCGACGGCATCCCGGACCTCGCGGTCGGCGGCGACGACGCGGACGACGGCGGGCCGAACCGCGGGGCCGTGTGGATCCTCTTCCTGAACGCCGACGGCACCGTCCGTCAGACGCAGCGCATCAGCGACACGGCGGGCGGCTTCGAGGGCATCTTGGACGACGACGACCTGTTCGGGCAGGCCGTCGCGGGCGTCGGCGACCTCGATGGCGACGGCACGCCGGATCTCGCTGTGGCGGCCTCGCTCGACGACGACGGAGCCGACGGCCAGGGCGCGGTGTGGGTCCTCTTCCTGAAGCCGGACGGGACGGTCCGTGACCACCAGAAGATCAGCGCGACGGCGGGCGGCTTCGGGGGACCGCTCGATCCGTTCGACATCTTCGGCAGCTCGCTCGTCGCCACGGGCGACCTCGACGGCGACGGCGTCCCGGACCTCGCCGTGGGCGCCAACCGGGACGACGACGGCGGGCCGGAGCGCGGTGCGGGCTGGTTGCTGTTCCTGCGACGCGACGGCACGGTCCGCGCGGCGCAGAAGCTGAGCGAGACGACCGGCGGCGCCGTCGGCCCGTTTCAGAACGGCGACGAGTGGAACCCGACGGCATGCCTCGGCAACCTCGATGGCGACGGGTTCTCGGACCTCGTCTTCGGCTCGCGCCTGTCCGATGCTGGAGGCCCGACGCGCGGGGCAGCGCGCGTCCTGTTCACCGGCGCCGGGGTGGATGCGGAGGCGTCGCCCCACTCCGGCGGGCTCGTGCTCGACGCCCCGTTCCCATCGCCCGCCCGCACCCGTGCCGAGGTCCGCTTCACGCTGGCCGCGCCGTCCCACGTCACCGTGCGCGTGGTGGACCTGCTGGGACGCGTCCGCGCGACACTGCTGGATGGCGCCCGCCCAGCCGGGTCCCACCGCCTCGGGGTCGACGTGGAAGGGTGGACGCAGGGCGCCTACCTCGTCCAGGTGGTGACCGAGGCGAGGAGAGCCAGTCGGGCGCTGGTGGTAGTGCGGTGA
- a CDS encoding BamA/TamA family outer membrane protein → MPRLSPLLVLLVLTAAAPSAQVGFGAFNGRNHPEVDWQVAATEHFEIVYPAHLAGIEAEAAAVAEATYDALTVTFSADSTALTFDDPIRIYLSDEDEIANGIAFNVGSSGFTTIWVHVNDTADIWTGDVKWLRKVIAHEVAHLIHYRAVRGNLGLLDLFFGDPLPSFWTEGLAQYATERWDAQRGDRWLRTATFEDRLNYNDGTSPQNGRLRYAVGNSQVRYLAQSRGDSTIAQILAHRKPVLLGLGSVHDFSTAFRAVTGESYGTFNEEWRKHVNVYYNTQAGQMERLDSLDTQPFGLPGQVVYDVAFSPDTARVAAVVLPSLTRPVRRLIAVPNPGADSTRTGGLRILAEGAITGPISWSPDGTQIAFARTRRGANGSLLNDLYLVRSTGGGMRRLTTDRRAVSPTFAPDGRRLAFVGVDGPTANLFELDLETMRERPLTAFTGDVQIPTARWSPDGARIALSLFDAEGVRDLATVDLATGEVVRLGTDPDTPRTERDDRLPVWNAAGDSLAFTSLRDRAPNAFVARTGHPVTPEVTPERAAFMDSLRASAPARVLMGGVLGAATPPDTRVTFLYDGATVHDWLPPDSLHPAGRLVLVSSETKRRDRVFVVDARRRPTVVTDTVRVPPAYAAWTTHRPELTVPDAIAPDPSLIRERRAYNSLANLTHAVTIALPYGDPGEDGELFTADDDWGAFANSLFLEPLGKHQLAVLAGVSVTRPIDKSFLVLSYVNQQFAPTLALDLYRFPSPASVYGSDLLVEDLTGGDVSATLPVDVIDRPYTTTLLGARVRYAYASPLALDRFDDVETTGLGVPEAGTRFDVQVGAAYKFQRPYRWNGLTPLDGTGLRARVTAGVPALGGDTFLRPDVLGYHVQPVGLGQTRLYLKGRATALVGETLAQDYVGLARYDDIDLQVPLVGALTLGDAERVRGYRSYAVGTRALFGSAELRMPILFDLQTTVLGLARFGPVAPSLFADAGLVWTGADFDNAARRVGVGAEVANLVSLGGFEFRHALGLAIPASRLDEVWNGTLPFDDVDVTYRIQAAVPF, encoded by the coding sequence ATGCCCCGCCTCTCGCCCCTCCTCGTCCTGCTGGTCCTCACCGCCGCCGCGCCGTCCGCGCAGGTCGGCTTCGGGGCGTTCAACGGGCGCAACCACCCCGAGGTCGACTGGCAGGTGGCGGCGACCGAGCACTTCGAGATCGTGTACCCGGCCCACCTCGCCGGCATTGAGGCCGAGGCCGCCGCGGTCGCCGAGGCGACCTATGACGCCCTCACGGTCACCTTCTCCGCCGACTCGACCGCGCTCACCTTCGACGACCCGATCCGGATCTACCTCTCCGACGAGGACGAGATCGCCAATGGCATCGCCTTCAACGTCGGGTCGAGCGGGTTCACCACCATCTGGGTCCACGTCAACGACACGGCCGACATCTGGACGGGCGACGTGAAGTGGCTCCGCAAGGTGATCGCGCACGAGGTGGCCCACCTGATCCACTACCGTGCCGTCCGCGGCAACCTGGGGCTGCTGGACCTCTTCTTCGGCGACCCGCTGCCCAGCTTCTGGACCGAGGGCCTGGCGCAGTACGCCACCGAGCGCTGGGACGCGCAGCGCGGCGACCGCTGGCTGCGGACCGCCACCTTCGAGGACCGTCTCAACTACAACGACGGCACGAGCCCCCAGAACGGGCGCCTCCGCTACGCCGTCGGCAACAGCCAGGTGCGGTACCTCGCCCAGTCGCGCGGGGACTCGACGATCGCCCAGATCCTCGCCCACCGCAAGCCGGTGCTCCTCGGCCTCGGGAGCGTCCACGACTTCTCGACGGCCTTCCGTGCCGTCACGGGCGAGAGCTACGGGACCTTCAACGAGGAGTGGCGCAAGCACGTCAACGTCTACTACAACACGCAGGCGGGGCAGATGGAGCGGCTGGACTCACTCGACACCCAGCCCTTCGGCCTGCCGGGGCAGGTCGTCTACGACGTCGCCTTCAGCCCGGACACGGCGCGCGTCGCGGCCGTCGTCCTGCCCAGCCTGACGCGACCGGTCCGCCGCCTGATCGCGGTGCCGAACCCCGGCGCCGACAGCACGCGCACGGGCGGCCTCCGCATCCTGGCCGAGGGCGCCATCACGGGGCCGATCTCGTGGAGCCCCGACGGCACGCAGATCGCCTTCGCGCGGACGCGCCGTGGGGCAAACGGCTCGCTGCTCAACGACCTCTACCTCGTCCGCTCGACCGGCGGCGGGATGCGGAGGCTGACCACCGACCGCCGCGCCGTCTCCCCCACGTTCGCGCCCGACGGCCGCCGCCTCGCCTTCGTCGGCGTCGACGGCCCGACGGCCAACCTGTTCGAGTTGGACCTGGAGACGATGCGGGAGCGCCCGCTGACCGCCTTCACCGGCGACGTGCAGATCCCGACGGCGCGCTGGTCCCCCGATGGCGCTCGCATCGCGCTTTCCCTGTTCGACGCCGAGGGAGTGAGGGACCTCGCCACCGTCGACCTGGCGACCGGTGAGGTGGTCCGCCTCGGCACCGACCCGGACACCCCCCGCACCGAGCGCGACGACCGCCTCCCCGTCTGGAATGCCGCGGGCGACTCGCTGGCCTTCACGTCGCTGCGCGACCGAGCGCCCAACGCGTTCGTGGCGCGGACGGGGCACCCCGTGACGCCGGAGGTCACACCAGAGAGGGCCGCCTTCATGGACTCGCTCCGCGCGAGCGCCCCGGCTCGCGTCCTCATGGGCGGCGTGCTCGGGGCTGCGACGCCGCCCGACACCCGCGTCACCTTCCTGTACGACGGCGCCACCGTCCACGACTGGCTGCCGCCGGACAGCCTGCACCCGGCCGGCCGGCTGGTGCTCGTGTCGAGCGAGACCAAGCGCCGCGACCGCGTCTTCGTCGTCGACGCCCGGCGGCGGCCGACCGTCGTGACCGACACGGTGAGGGTGCCCCCGGCCTATGCCGCCTGGACCACGCACCGACCGGAGCTCACCGTCCCGGACGCCATCGCGCCCGACCCGTCGCTCATCCGCGAGCGGCGCGCCTACAACTCGCTGGCGAACCTCACGCACGCCGTCACGATCGCGCTGCCCTACGGCGACCCCGGCGAGGACGGCGAGCTGTTCACGGCCGACGACGACTGGGGCGCATTCGCCAACTCGCTCTTTCTCGAACCGCTCGGCAAGCACCAGCTGGCGGTGCTCGCGGGCGTCTCCGTCACCCGGCCCATCGACAAGTCGTTCCTCGTCCTGTCGTACGTCAACCAGCAGTTCGCGCCGACGCTGGCGCTCGACCTGTACCGCTTCCCGTCGCCCGCGAGCGTCTACGGCTCGGACCTGCTCGTGGAGGACCTGACCGGCGGCGACGTCTCGGCGACGCTCCCGGTGGACGTGATCGACCGGCCGTACACGACCACGCTGCTCGGCGCCCGGGTCCGCTACGCCTACGCGAGCCCTCTCGCCCTCGACCGCTTCGACGACGTCGAGACGACCGGCCTCGGCGTCCCCGAGGCGGGCACGCGGTTCGACGTGCAGGTCGGCGCCGCCTATAAGTTTCAGCGTCCGTACCGGTGGAACGGCCTCACGCCGCTCGACGGCACCGGCCTGCGGGCGCGCGTCACGGCGGGCGTCCCCGCGCTCGGCGGCGACACGTTCCTCCGGCCCGACGTGCTCGGCTACCACGTCCAGCCGGTCGGCCTGGGCCAGACGCGCCTCTACCTGAAGGGCCGCGCGACGGCGCTCGTCGGCGAGACGCTGGCCCAGGACTACGTCGGTCTGGCGCGCTACGACGACATCGACCTGCAGGTCCCGCTGGTGGGCGCGCTGACGCTGGGCGACGCCGAGCGCGTGCGCGGCTACCGCAGCTACGCCGTCGGCACGCGGGCGCTGTTCGGCTCTGCCGAGCTGCGGATGCCGATCCTGTTCGACCTCCAGACGACCGTCCTCGGGCTGGCCCGCTTCGGCCCCGTCGCCCCGTCCCTCTTCGCCGACGCCGGGCTGGTCTGGACGGGGGCCGACTTCGACAACGCCGCGCGCCGCGTCGGCGTGGGTGCCGAGGTGGCCAACCTCGTCTCGCTCGGGGGCTTCGAGTTCCGCCACGCGCTCGGCCTCGCGATCCCCGCCTCCCGCCTCGATGAGGTCTGGAACGGAACGCTGCCCTTCGACGACGTGGATGTCACCTACCGCATCCAGGCCGCCGTGCCGTTCTAG
- a CDS encoding sigma-54 dependent transcriptional regulator, whose protein sequence is MSQKRIFIVDDDPKIGELFAKVLARDGYAATGFTSAEPLLQAIDDGKTPDLVLTDLMMPDISGMELIEALRERGLTLPVIVMTAHSSVQTAVEAMRLGAFHYLQKPVNLEEMRALLSKALDLYSDKKELQEIKQTRKKKHDVGKIIGTSDEVQTVRDTIQTLADIPNTTVLVRGETGTGKNLVAQTLHYASKWAAGRFMEINCAALPDNLLESELFGYEKGAFTDARAAKPGLLEVADGGTLFLDEIDSMSLPLQSKLLSFLESRQFRRLGGTDEIKVTTRIVCATNANLQEKVAEKEFRKDLLFRINVVALELPPLRRMGRDALAIAEKVATGFAEEFAKPFDGFTEAAEEKLVAHSWPGNVRELRNVLERAMIFAKTPTLDAADLVLLQTDAFDGAASDADTFRFRSGAALEELEYEYIKHTLANNRNSSYADVAKLLGISKKTLWEKRKRYNLDEEVEEMTA, encoded by the coding sequence ATGAGCCAGAAGCGCATTTTCATCGTCGACGACGACCCCAAGATCGGTGAGCTGTTCGCCAAGGTGCTCGCGCGTGACGGCTACGCCGCGACCGGCTTCACGTCCGCCGAGCCGCTCCTCCAGGCCATCGACGACGGCAAGACGCCCGACCTCGTCCTGACCGACCTGATGATGCCCGACATATCGGGCATGGAGCTCATCGAGGCTCTCCGCGAGCGCGGCCTGACGCTCCCCGTGATCGTGATGACGGCCCACTCGTCGGTGCAGACGGCCGTCGAGGCGATGCGCCTGGGCGCGTTCCACTACCTCCAGAAGCCGGTCAACCTGGAGGAGATGCGGGCGCTGCTGTCGAAGGCGCTCGACCTGTACTCCGACAAGAAGGAGCTCCAGGAGATCAAGCAGACGCGCAAGAAGAAGCACGACGTCGGCAAGATCATCGGCACGAGCGACGAGGTCCAGACGGTCCGCGACACGATCCAGACGCTGGCCGACATCCCCAACACGACCGTGCTCGTGCGCGGCGAGACCGGGACGGGCAAGAACCTCGTCGCCCAGACGCTGCACTACGCGTCCAAGTGGGCCGCGGGGCGGTTCATGGAGATCAACTGCGCCGCGCTGCCGGACAACCTGCTGGAGTCCGAGCTGTTCGGCTACGAGAAGGGCGCCTTCACCGACGCCCGCGCCGCGAAGCCCGGCCTGCTGGAGGTCGCCGACGGCGGGACGCTCTTCCTCGACGAGATCGACTCGATGTCGCTGCCGCTCCAGTCGAAGCTGCTCAGCTTCCTGGAGAGCCGCCAGTTCCGCCGCCTCGGCGGGACCGACGAGATCAAGGTGACCACGCGCATCGTCTGTGCGACGAACGCGAACCTGCAGGAGAAGGTCGCCGAGAAGGAGTTCCGCAAGGACCTGCTGTTCCGCATCAACGTGGTCGCACTGGAGTTGCCGCCGCTGCGCCGGATGGGCCGCGACGCGCTCGCCATCGCGGAGAAGGTGGCGACGGGCTTCGCGGAGGAGTTCGCCAAGCCCTTCGACGGCTTCACCGAGGCGGCCGAGGAGAAGCTCGTCGCCCACTCCTGGCCGGGCAACGTCCGCGAGCTGCGCAACGTCCTGGAGCGGGCCATGATCTTCGCCAAGACGCCCACGCTCGACGCCGCCGACCTGGTCCTCCTCCAGACCGACGCGTTCGACGGCGCCGCCTCCGACGCCGACACGTTCCGCTTCCGCTCCGGCGCGGCCCTCGAGGAGCTCGAGTACGAGTACATCAAGCACACGCTCGCCAACAACCGCAACTCGTCCTACGCCGACGTCGCCAAGCTGCTCGGCATCTCCAAGAAGACGCTCTGGGAGAAGCGCAAGCGCTACAACCTGGACGAGGAAGTCGAGGAGATGACGGCGTAG
- the deoC gene encoding deoxyribose-phosphate aldolase: MAPPLARLIDHTVLKPDTTETQIRELCAEAREYCFASVCVSPVWVPVAASELAGTTPMVCTVIGFPHGATRTPVKAFETAQAVADGADEIDMVLAIALLKSERYAEVEADIRAVVEAASGRTVKVILETALLTDEEKVIACVLSQNAGADFVKTSTGFASSGASPQDVALMRRVVGDSMGVKASGGVRSAEDAYAMVEAGATRLGASAGVAILKGLTSDASY; this comes from the coding sequence CTGGCTCCGCCGCTGGCCCGGCTCATCGACCACACCGTCCTCAAGCCGGACACCACCGAGACCCAGATCCGCGAGCTCTGTGCCGAGGCGCGCGAGTACTGCTTCGCGAGCGTCTGTGTGAGCCCCGTCTGGGTGCCCGTCGCCGCGAGCGAGCTGGCCGGGACCACGCCGATGGTGTGCACCGTGATCGGCTTCCCGCACGGCGCGACCCGCACGCCCGTCAAGGCCTTCGAGACCGCCCAGGCGGTCGCCGACGGGGCCGACGAGATCGACATGGTGCTGGCCATCGCGCTGCTCAAGTCTGAGCGCTACGCCGAGGTCGAGGCTGACATCCGCGCGGTCGTGGAGGCCGCCAGCGGGCGCACCGTTAAGGTGATCCTGGAGACGGCGCTCCTGACCGATGAGGAGAAGGTGATCGCCTGCGTCCTCTCCCAAAACGCCGGGGCTGACTTCGTGAAGACGTCCACCGGCTTCGCCTCGTCGGGCGCCAGCCCGCAGGACGTGGCCCTCATGCGCCGCGTCGTGGGCGACTCGATGGGCGTCAAGGCGTCGGGCGGCGTGCGCTCGGCCGAGGACGCCTACGCGATGGTCGAGGCGGGTGCCACCCGGCTCGGCGCCAGCGCGGGCGTCGCTATTTTGAAGGGCCTCACCTCGGACGCGTCCTACTAG
- the pgm gene encoding phosphoglucomutase (alpha-D-glucose-1,6-bisphosphate-dependent) has product MSIDPLAGQPVPPSRLPDVPRIVAAYYTTTPDPEDPAQRVAFGTSGHRGRSLDGAFTEAHVLAISQALVEHRAEAGIDGPMVVGYDSHALSYPAFGTALEVFAAHGVDVIVQAGGGVTPTPAVSHAILAHNRGRTTGLADGVVITPSHNPPEDGGFKYNPTSGGPAGGDVTGPVQARANEILATSLADVKRIPLARALAADTTHARDLVQPYVDDLGAILDLDAVRDAGVRIGVDPLGGASIDYWPRIAERYGLDLEVVNERVDATFGFMRIDRDGKIRMDCSSPYAMAGLVELKDRFDVAVGCDPDADRHGIVAPSVGLMNPNHYLAVAVEYLVQHRPDWPAEAAIGKTLVSSSMIDRVVASLGRTLAEVPVGFKWFVDGLVSGTMAFGGEESAGASFLRKNGGTWTTDKDGILLALLAAEITAVTGTDPGERYADLEARFGSPVYARIDAPASRAQKAVLADLSPSAITAGSLAGDAVTAILTRAPGNDAPIGGLKVQTEAGWFAARPSGTEDVYKIYAESFRGPDHLAQFQAEAQDLVSAAFADAGV; this is encoded by the coding sequence ATGTCCATCGACCCGCTCGCCGGCCAGCCCGTCCCGCCGTCCCGCCTGCCCGACGTGCCCCGCATCGTCGCGGCCTACTACACGACCACGCCCGACCCCGAGGACCCCGCCCAGCGCGTCGCCTTCGGCACCTCCGGCCACCGCGGCCGATCCCTGGACGGTGCGTTTACCGAGGCCCACGTGCTCGCCATCAGCCAGGCCCTCGTCGAGCACCGCGCCGAGGCGGGCATCGACGGGCCGATGGTCGTCGGCTACGACTCCCACGCGCTCTCCTACCCCGCCTTCGGGACCGCGCTGGAGGTCTTCGCGGCCCACGGCGTCGACGTAATCGTGCAGGCGGGCGGCGGCGTCACGCCCACGCCCGCCGTCTCGCACGCCATCCTGGCCCACAACCGCGGCCGCACGACCGGGCTGGCCGACGGCGTCGTCATCACGCCGAGCCACAACCCGCCCGAGGACGGCGGCTTCAAGTACAACCCCACCTCCGGCGGCCCCGCGGGCGGCGACGTCACCGGCCCCGTCCAGGCCCGCGCCAACGAGATCCTCGCAACCAGCCTCGCCGACGTCAAGCGCATCCCGCTGGCCCGCGCCCTCGCCGCCGACACCACCCACGCCCGCGACCTCGTCCAGCCCTACGTGGACGACCTCGGCGCCATCCTGGACCTGGACGCCGTCCGCGACGCGGGCGTCCGCATCGGCGTCGACCCGCTCGGCGGCGCGAGCATCGACTACTGGCCGCGCATCGCCGAGCGCTACGGCCTCGACCTGGAGGTCGTCAACGAGCGCGTCGACGCCACGTTCGGCTTCATGCGCATCGACCGCGACGGCAAGATCCGGATGGACTGCTCGTCGCCGTACGCCATGGCCGGGCTGGTCGAGTTGAAGGACCGCTTCGACGTCGCCGTCGGCTGCGACCCCGACGCCGACCGCCACGGCATCGTGGCCCCGAGCGTCGGCCTGATGAACCCCAACCACTACCTCGCGGTCGCCGTCGAGTACCTCGTCCAGCACCGTCCCGACTGGCCCGCCGAGGCGGCCATTGGCAAGACGCTCGTGTCGTCGTCCATGATCGACCGCGTCGTGGCCTCGCTCGGGCGGACGCTCGCCGAGGTGCCCGTCGGCTTCAAGTGGTTCGTCGACGGCCTCGTCTCCGGCACGATGGCGTTCGGCGGCGAGGAGAGCGCCGGTGCTTCGTTCCTCCGAAAGAACGGCGGCACGTGGACGACCGACAAGGACGGCATCCTGCTGGCGCTCCTCGCGGCCGAGATCACGGCCGTCACCGGGACGGACCCCGGCGAGCGCTACGCCGATCTCGAAGCGCGCTTCGGCAGTCCGGTCTACGCCCGCATCGACGCGCCTGCCAGCCGCGCCCAGAAGGCCGTCCTCGCCGACCTCTCGCCTTCGGCCATCACCGCGGGCTCGCTCGCGGGCGACGCCGTGACGGCCATCCTGACGCGCGCGCCGGGCAACGACGCGCCCATCGGCGGCCTCAAGGTGCAGACCGAGGCCGGCTGGTTCGCCGCCCGCCCCTCGGGCACCGAGGATGTCTACAAGATCTACGCGGAGAGCTTCCGCGGCCCCGACCACCTCGCCCAGTTCCAGGCTGAAGCCCAAGACCTCGTCTCGGCCGCCTTCGCGGACGCAGGCGTGTAG
- a CDS encoding SPOR domain-containing protein, which produces MRITSLLALGAVLTLSACSGAGVVTDPGPETPPETPEATYPAYETFDATGLDAEPPTSTTIIHDVPAGVMAGRVRVPGGSGGVAPPPQEPTAQQVEGFRVQVFSSANRDTAERVRGEAVTWWEGAQSAPGAPRTMETVVTYLQPYYRVRMGAFASRQEAEAALALVRQQYPEAFLVPDLVTVMR; this is translated from the coding sequence ATGCGGATCACCTCCCTTCTCGCGCTCGGCGCGGTCCTGACCCTCTCGGCTTGCTCCGGCGCCGGCGTCGTCACCGACCCCGGTCCCGAGACGCCGCCGGAGACGCCCGAGGCGACCTACCCGGCCTACGAGACGTTCGACGCGACCGGGCTCGACGCCGAACCGCCCACGTCGACCACCATTATCCACGACGTGCCCGCGGGCGTGATGGCGGGCCGTGTCCGCGTGCCGGGCGGCAGCGGCGGGGTCGCACCGCCGCCGCAGGAGCCGACGGCCCAGCAGGTGGAGGGCTTTCGCGTGCAGGTCTTCTCGAGTGCCAACCGCGACACCGCCGAGCGCGTCCGCGGGGAGGCGGTGACGTGGTGGGAGGGCGCCCAGTCGGCGCCGGGCGCGCCGCGGACGATGGAGACCGTCGTGACGTACCTCCAGCCGTACTACCGCGTCCGCATGGGCGCCTTCGCGAGCCGCCAGGAGGCCGAGGCCGCGCTCGCGCTCGTCCGCCAGCAGTACCCCGAGGCGTTCCTCGTGCCGGACCTCGTGACGGTGATGCGGTAG